The following proteins are co-located in the Bombus pyrosoma isolate SC7728 linkage group LG12, ASM1482585v1, whole genome shotgun sequence genome:
- the LOC122573745 gene encoding anoctamin-1 isoform X3 — protein sequence MEEDDEEISIPWIQKDRNNTSEASLYRSIPSNLNAGSIQTLYQSVHNISSLNNATNMSMNSMHSAISLQDIERSYNDDLSTLNNGTTIDGSCTDLRNSRRSSKSISKCGTAFSLYFRDEVRTIDFVIVWDEYNVEAQTYRCTEYRRVFEKNLEKEGLQLEYEQAEPNGLHFIKIHAPREVLRRYAEILKLRLPMKELPTVLIPENRSNALIKEVNSLFKRIMKKYYVDQTIFPTMRHNFTAVYSRDKEYLFCLDSPNFFTAATRARIVQFILDRTRFTETKDDDFAFGIERLISEKAYIAAYPLHDGDLQAPDSMRYLLYKEWACLKKCLHYQPLDYIKEYFGVKIGLYFAWLGFYTHMLIPASIVGLLCFIYSCATLYSNEPSEDVCNGKGIIQMCPLCDHFCGYWNLKETCLHARITYLFDNPSTVFFSIFMSLWATLFLELWKRYSAEITHRWDLTGLDAQEEHPRPQYLARLAHIKKKSLNIITNTEEPKVPFWKMRVPATILSFSVVLLLIAIAMAAVLGVVLYRMSVLTALSVYGHPMVTSYAILFTTATAASINLCCIIVFNWVYVWLAEYLTEIELLRTQTEFDDSLTLKIYLLEFVNYYASIFYIAFFKGKFVGYPGNYNRFFEYRQEECGPGGCLMELCIQLSIIMIGKQAMNTILEMLFPLFYKWLNTLKVHVGMKTKDGQKKVTTRKYLQWIKDYKLVEWGPRSLFPEYLEMVLQYGFVTIFVAAFPLAPFFALLNNVFEMRLDAKKLLTMYRRPVGQRVTDIGIWFRILDSISKLSVITNAFIIAFTSNFIPRLVYRITVSDNYSLKGFLDHSLSKFNTSDLKNGTEPFLPSHKQVEICRYPDYREPPESPNKYQYTIMFWHVLAARLAFIVVFENVVALVMIFVRWCIPDIHPKLRDKIRRETYITNEIIIQQEALRARERSANDVETNQHITLNENTNRWSRVMRNSLSNSEFDLEVHGSPVSPTSTHSRAGPAAL from the exons ATGGAAGAGGATGatgaagaaatttctatacCATGGATacaaaaagatagaaataatacaTCTGAAGCAAGTCTTTATCGGTCGATACCAAGTAATTTAAATGCAGGATCTATACAAACTTTGTATCAAAGTGTTCATAATATCTCATCATTAAATAATGCTACAAATATGAGTATGAATAGTATGCATAGCGCAATCTCCCTACAAGATATTGAGCGATCATATAATGATGATTTATCAACCCTTAATAATGGGACAACAATTGATGGTAGTTGTACAGATTTAAGGAATAGTAGAAGAAGTTCAAAATCG ATTTCAAAATGTGGAACAGcttttagtttatattttcgtGACGAAGTTCGTACAATtgattttgtaattgtttGGGATGAGTACAATGTGGAAGCTCAAACATATCGCTGTACTGAATATAGACGT gtatttgaaaagaatttgGAGAAGGAAGGTTTACAGTTAGAATATGAACAGGCAGAACCGAACGgtcttcattttataaaaattcatgcaCCACGAGAAGTACTAAGACGGTATgctgaaatattaaaacttagATTGCCAATGAAGGAATTACCTACCGTGTTAATTCCTGAAAATCGTAGTAACGCATTAATTAAAGAAGTCAATTCGTTATTCAAgagaattatgaaaaaatattatgtagaCCAAACAATATTTCCAACTATGAGACATAATTTTACGGCTGTTTATAGCCGCGATAAAGAGTACTTGTTCTGTTTGGACTCGCCAAACTTTTTTACTGCCGCAACACGTGCTAGAATTGTACAGTTCATTTTAGATAGAACCAGATTTACAGAAACCAAGGATGATGATTTTGCATTTGGGATAGAAAGGTTGATTTCGGAAAAAGCATACATAGCCGCATATCCTCTTCACGAT GGTGATTTACAAGCACCAGATTCTATGAGGTATCTTTTGTACAAAGAATGGgcatgtttaaaaaaatgtcttcACTATCAACCATTGGATtatatcaaagaatattttggaGTAAAAATTGGACTTTACTTTGCTTGGCTCGGATTTTATACACATATGCTGATACCTGCTAGTATTGTAGGCCTTTTATGCTTCATATACAGTTGCGCGACTTTGTATTCTAACGAACCAAGCGAAGATGTTTGTAATGGTAAGGGTATCATTCAAATGTGTCCCTTATGTGATCATTTTTGTGGATATTGGAATTTAAAGGAAACATGCTTACACGCAAGAATTACGTATTTGTTTGATAATCCATCAACCGtgtttttttctatatttatgtCATTATGGG ctaCATTGTTTTTGGAATTGTGGAAGAGGTATTCAGCAGAAATAACTCACAGATGGGATTTAACTGGTTTAGATGCTCAAGAGGAACATCCTCGTCCTCAGTACTTAGCACGTTTAGCacatataaaaaagaaatcgctcaatattattacaaatacgGAAGAACCGAAAGTTCCCTTTTGGAAAATGAGAGTTCCCGCTACGATTCTCAGTTTTTCCGTCGTTTTGTTGCTG ATTGCAATAGCAATGGCAGCAGTGTTAGGTGTTGTTTTATATAGAATGTCTGTTTTAACCGCCTTAAGTGTTTATGGACATCCTATGGTAACAAgttatgcaatattatttacaacagCTACTGCAGCTAGCATTAATTTGTGCTGcattatagtatttaattgGGTCTATGTTTGGCTAGCTGAATATTTAACCGAG attGAACTGCTCCGAACTCAAACTGAATTTGATGATagtttaacattaaaaatatatttactcgaatttgttaattactatgcttccatattttatatagcattttttaaaggaaaattcgTTGGTTATCCGGGAAATTATAATCGCTTTTTCGAATATCGACAAGAAGAATGTGGCCCTGGTGGCTGCCTTATGGAATTATGCATACAGTTAAGCATTATCATGATTGGCAAGCAGGCTATGAATACAATATTAGAAATGTTGTTTCCACTATTTTACAAATGGTTAAATACTTTAAAAGTACATGTTGGGATGAAGACAAAAGATGGGCAGAAAAAAGTTACTACTCGGAAATATCTTCAATGGATTAAGGATTATAAATTGGTGGAATGGGGTCCAAGAAGTTTATTTCCTGAGTATTTAGAAATGG TGTTACAATATGGATTTGTTACTATCTTTGTTGCTGCATTTCCGTTAGCACCATTTTTTGCACTGTTGAATAACGTTTTTGAAATGAGATTAGATGCCAAAAAGTTATTGACAATGTACAGAAGGCCAGTTGGACAACGTGTTACAGATATAGGCATATGGTTTCGTATTCTTGATTCTATTTCTAAGTTATCAGTTATAACTAAT GCGTTCATTATAGCTTTTACTTCTAATTTTATACCAAGACTAGTTTATCGAATAACTGTCTCTGATAATTATTCTCTGAAAGGATTTCTAGATCATTCTCTCTCCAAATTTAATACAAGTGACTTAAAAAATGGTACTGAACCATTTTTACCTTCTCACAAGCAGGTTGAAATATGTAGATATCCAGATTATAGAGAACCTCCTGAATCGCCaaacaaatatcaatataCAATTATGTTTTGGCACGTACTTGCAGCGAGATTAGCTTTTATTGTTGTATTTGAG AATGTTGTTGCTTTGGTCATGATATTCGTGCGATGGTGTATCCCCGATATCCATCCAAAGTTAAGGGATAAAATTCGACGCGAGACGTATATaactaatgaaataattattcagcAAGAAGCACTTCGTGCTCGTGAAAGATCCGCTAATGATGTAGAAACAAATCaacatattacattaaatgaaAACACGAATCGATGGAGCAGAGTCATGAGAAATAGTTTATCTAATTCTGAATTTGATTTAGAAGTTCATGGAAGTCCTGTATCACCGACTAGTACACATTCACGAGCTGGTCCTGCCGCGTTATAA